In Aegilops tauschii subsp. strangulata cultivar AL8/78 chromosome 3, Aet v6.0, whole genome shotgun sequence, one genomic interval encodes:
- the LOC109752891 gene encoding uncharacterized protein: MEKLGIKQKQLQPSRTVFHGIVPGLSHSPLGKTKIDVLFGDKDHFHREPVWFEVVDLESPYHALLGQPALAKFMDVPHYAYLKTKMPSTKGIITISGDYKKSSACASASSRLAESLVIAAEKRLLDRFVAMAGK, encoded by the coding sequence atggagaagttgggcATCAAGCAGAAGCAACtccagcccagtcggactgtctTCCATGGCATAGTACCTGGCCTTTCGCACTCACCACTCGGCAAGAccaagatagatgtcctctttggggacaaagatcatttccaccGAGAGCCCGTCTGGTTTGAGGTAGTTGACCTCGAGAGCCCTtaccatgcactgcttggccaACCTGCCTTGGCCAAATTCATGGATGTACCGCACTATGCCTACCTTAAGACGAAGATGCCAAGTACCAAAGGGATCATCACCATCTCTGGAGATTACAAGAAGTCATCCGCCTGTGCATctgccagcagccggctggccgagtcccttgtgattgctGCCGAGAAGCGACTCCTTGACCGgtttgtggccatggccggcaagtaG